A genomic window from Massilia sp. METH4 includes:
- a CDS encoding SIS domain-containing protein, with translation MPVVDRSKFTNILGLAAERLDAAGAGLTAREIAQQPAIWPAIEALVAGQRPALDAFLGPLLARGDLRIVLTGAGTSAFIGECLVPALLGAGRRAEAVPTTDLVSGPQQFLQPKVPTLLVSFGRSGSSPESVAAVALADQLVEEVHHLFITCNPDGELCRMAQGRANVHAILLPDATHDRGFAMTTSFTSMLLAAACAFGVLPENAVDAPAAAAVRVLDEMQPLLEALVARRFRRVVYLGSNALRGLAREASLKLLELTDGQVVALFDSPLGFRHGPKTIIDADTLVVVLLSNDAQARRYDLDLLRELRNDGRAGRVLALSGRAEPELGGDCVTLHAVDRAGDLALALPYIVFCQAYALLQSLALGLRPDTPSVSGTVNRVVRGVTIYPLEGDGHVPRG, from the coding sequence ATGCCAGTCGTAGACCGCAGCAAATTCACGAACATCCTGGGCCTTGCGGCGGAGCGGCTCGACGCCGCCGGCGCCGGCCTCACGGCGCGCGAAATCGCGCAGCAGCCGGCCATCTGGCCCGCGATCGAGGCATTGGTCGCGGGCCAGCGCCCGGCGCTCGACGCATTCCTCGGACCGCTGCTGGCGCGCGGCGACCTGCGCATCGTGCTGACGGGTGCCGGCACCTCGGCGTTCATCGGCGAGTGCCTCGTGCCCGCGCTGCTCGGCGCCGGGCGGCGCGCGGAAGCCGTGCCGACCACCGACCTGGTATCCGGCCCGCAGCAGTTCCTGCAGCCGAAGGTGCCGACGCTGCTGGTGTCGTTCGGCCGCTCGGGCAGCAGTCCGGAAAGCGTGGCTGCCGTCGCGCTGGCCGACCAGCTCGTGGAGGAGGTCCATCATCTCTTCATCACCTGCAATCCCGACGGCGAACTGTGCCGGATGGCGCAGGGCAGGGCCAATGTCCACGCGATCCTGCTGCCGGACGCCACGCACGACCGTGGCTTCGCCATGACCACCAGCTTCACGTCGATGCTGCTGGCCGCGGCATGTGCGTTCGGGGTGCTGCCGGAGAACGCCGTCGATGCCCCTGCCGCCGCCGCGGTCCGCGTGCTGGACGAGATGCAGCCGCTGCTGGAAGCGCTGGTGGCGCGCCGTTTCCGCCGCGTGGTCTACCTCGGCAGCAACGCCTTGCGCGGCCTGGCCCGCGAAGCGTCGCTCAAGCTGCTGGAGCTGACCGACGGGCAGGTGGTGGCGCTGTTCGATTCGCCGCTCGGATTCCGCCACGGTCCGAAGACGATCATCGATGCCGATACGCTGGTCGTGGTGCTGCTGTCGAACGACGCGCAGGCCCGGCGCTACGACCTGGATCTGTTGCGCGAGCTGCGCAACGATGGGCGCGCCGGCCGGGTGCTGGCACTGAGCGGCCGCGCCGAACCGGAACTGGGAGGCGACTGCGTGACGCTGCACGCCGTCGACCGGGCGGGCGACCTGGCGCTCGCGCTGCCGTACATCGTGTTCTGCCAGGCCTACGCACTGTTGCAGTCGCTGGCGCTGGGGCTGCGGCCGGACACGCCGAGCGTGTCGGGCACCGTCAACCGCGTGGTGCGCGGCGTCACCATCTATCCGCTGGAAGGAGACGGCCATGTTCCTCGGGGTTGA
- a CDS encoding D-tagatose-bisphosphate aldolase, class II, non-catalytic subunit, with protein MEYMLNLVRRHKAGEPVGIHAVCSAHPLVIEAAMEVAAAAGQPVLIEATSNQVNQDGGYTGMTPGAFHAFVHGIADRVGLARERVLLGGDHLGPNAWQDQSAGEAMAKADVLIEQYVTAGFRKIHLDCSMSCAGDPVPLRDDVVAARAARLCTVAERAWQAAGGEAPVYVVGTEVPVPGGAHEDLEELSVTTPEAAARTMASHRSAFAAAGLDAAWPRVVGLVVQPGVEFDHHKVIDFQPERAVGLSRMIEGVPTLVYEAHSTDYQTPANLAALVAGHFAILKVGPGATFALRETLWALADIEAAMAGDGKGCGFKDTVLDVMRAEPEYWRKYYDNDPRRARFDQQYSLSDRIRYYWPHPAIQAAQARLLASLEREAPPLTLLSQYLPAQYEAVREGRVRNRPVDLLKEGVARVLRQYMNACTTDACTAGAATRELEACQS; from the coding sequence ATGGAATACATGTTGAATCTGGTGCGCCGCCACAAGGCCGGTGAACCGGTCGGCATCCACGCGGTGTGCTCGGCGCATCCGCTGGTGATCGAGGCGGCGATGGAAGTGGCGGCCGCGGCAGGGCAGCCGGTGCTGATCGAGGCCACGTCGAACCAGGTGAACCAGGATGGCGGATACACCGGCATGACGCCGGGCGCCTTCCACGCTTTCGTGCATGGCATCGCCGACCGCGTGGGCCTCGCGCGCGAGCGCGTGCTGCTCGGTGGCGACCACCTGGGGCCCAATGCGTGGCAGGACCAGAGCGCCGGCGAGGCGATGGCGAAGGCCGACGTGCTGATCGAACAGTACGTGACGGCGGGTTTCCGCAAGATCCACCTGGATTGCTCGATGTCGTGCGCCGGCGATCCCGTGCCGCTGCGCGACGACGTCGTGGCGGCGCGGGCCGCGCGGCTGTGCACCGTCGCCGAGCGGGCCTGGCAGGCCGCGGGCGGCGAAGCGCCGGTCTACGTGGTCGGCACCGAAGTGCCGGTGCCCGGCGGCGCCCACGAAGACCTGGAGGAACTGAGCGTCACGACACCGGAAGCGGCGGCCAGGACGATGGCTTCGCACAGGAGCGCGTTCGCCGCGGCGGGGCTCGACGCCGCGTGGCCGCGCGTGGTCGGCCTGGTGGTCCAGCCCGGCGTCGAGTTCGACCATCACAAGGTGATCGATTTCCAGCCGGAGCGGGCCGTGGGCCTGAGCCGCATGATCGAAGGCGTGCCCACGCTCGTCTACGAAGCCCACTCGACCGATTACCAGACGCCGGCCAACCTGGCCGCGCTGGTGGCCGGCCATTTCGCGATCCTGAAGGTGGGACCCGGCGCGACCTTCGCGCTGCGCGAAACGCTGTGGGCGCTGGCCGATATCGAAGCGGCGATGGCCGGCGACGGCAAGGGGTGCGGCTTCAAGGACACCGTGCTGGACGTGATGCGCGCCGAACCCGAATACTGGCGCAAGTACTACGACAACGATCCGCGCCGTGCCCGGTTCGACCAGCAGTACAGCCTGAGCGACCGGATCCGCTATTACTGGCCGCATCCGGCCATTCAGGCCGCGCAGGCGCGCCTGCTGGCGAGCCTGGAACGGGAAGCGCCGCCGCTCACGCTGCTCAGCCAGTACCTGCCGGCGCAGTACGAAGCGGTGCGCGAAGGCCGGGTGCGCAACCGGCCGGTCGATCTGCTGAAGGAAGGCGTGGCCAGGGTGCTGCGCCAATACATGAACGCTTGTACCACGGACGCCTGCACGGCGGGCGCCGCAACGAGGGAGTTGGAAGCATGCCAGTCGTAG
- a CDS encoding DMT family transporter yields the protein MEKTMPHEPGTSGTARPRWLGYALATALLWGVWGAFAGLPSQHGFPETLVYVVWALTMVPPALFVLARAGWRVRRDRIAVAYGLAIGLLGAGGQMVLFYAVKAGPAYLIFPLISLSPVITIVLSYVFLHERTGAMGMTGIVLAVCALPLFDFNPGGAPRQYGLWFVLALAVLVAWGLQAYFIKLANARMDAESIFFYMTASALLCIPVALAMTDFSQPINYGPSGPLLAAVTQVLNAVGALTLVYAFRHGKALTVSPLVNAGAPLLTTVIAMALAATVPGGYRLAGIGLSLAAALFLALQADDGAAPQESTQGA from the coding sequence ATGGAGAAGACGATGCCGCATGAACCAGGTACAAGCGGGACGGCCAGGCCGCGCTGGCTCGGCTATGCGCTGGCAACCGCGCTGCTGTGGGGTGTATGGGGTGCCTTCGCCGGCCTGCCCAGCCAGCACGGCTTTCCCGAGACGCTGGTGTACGTGGTCTGGGCGCTGACGATGGTGCCGCCGGCGCTGTTCGTGCTGGCGCGGGCGGGGTGGCGCGTGCGACGGGACCGGATCGCGGTGGCCTATGGCCTGGCCATCGGCCTGCTCGGCGCCGGTGGACAGATGGTGCTGTTCTATGCGGTGAAGGCCGGGCCGGCTTACCTGATCTTCCCCCTGATTTCGCTGTCGCCGGTCATCACGATCGTGCTGTCGTACGTGTTCCTCCATGAACGCACCGGTGCGATGGGCATGACCGGCATCGTGCTGGCCGTGTGCGCGCTGCCGCTGTTCGACTTCAATCCGGGCGGGGCACCCCGGCAGTACGGACTGTGGTTCGTGCTGGCGCTCGCGGTGCTCGTCGCCTGGGGCCTGCAAGCCTACTTCATCAAGCTGGCCAATGCCCGCATGGATGCCGAGAGCATCTTCTTCTACATGACCGCCAGCGCGCTGCTGTGCATCCCGGTGGCGCTGGCGATGACCGATTTTTCGCAGCCGATCAACTATGGCCCATCCGGGCCGCTGCTGGCCGCCGTTACCCAGGTCCTGAACGCCGTCGGTGCGCTGACGCTGGTGTATGCCTTCCGGCACGGCAAGGCGCTGACGGTATCGCCGCTCGTGAACGCCGGCGCGCCGCTCCTGACGACCGTGATCGCGATGGCGCTGGCCGCGACGGTGCCGGGCGGCTACCGGCTGGCCGGCATCGGCCTGTCGCTGGCGGCCGCGCTGTTTCTCGCGCTGCAGGCGGACGACGGCGCCGCACCCCAAGAATCAACCCAAGGAGCGTGA
- a CDS encoding NPCBM/NEW2 domain-containing protein, giving the protein MADGMSTMSWQARHACLAVASAIASFTAQASTSPATDPVAPTGRWEANTNGNASTPPMGWNSWNAFRTEVDEDKVMGAARVLVDSGLARLGYIHVNLDDGWWQKRRAGDGRLQIRTGIFPSAATGGPDGTSFKPFTDRLHAMGLKAGIYTDIGRNACSQAYDLHSPNLPAGTAAEREVGLDGHVAQDIDLYFRQWGFDYIKIDACGLADFVPGSALVKQHDYRALAPLIERGSINRTDIGAVRRRYEEVAAALKATRPDNGYTLSICAWGMANVRTWGKDVGNLWRTSADITPSWTSMLHNFDSAAKRALYAGPGHWNDPDILHIGHGAFDAAHPVEVRAHFSLWAMINAPLLVSYDLRNGPASLLAVLGNAEVVGLNQDKAGHQGVVAYDSDDAQIIVKTLGDGQRKAVALFNRGASPAPVTLLARHMKLSPGAPVTLRDLWSKESATFTGEKAFVLAPHETLVFEATGRRQLANGVYLSEIPGAINVATDGTRQPQPDPTIHRMIDPWSNTRSGGSRPQYAGWGGAQADATPFGQALQVAGQGFDSGIGILANSRLQVKNDGHHALLMASVGVDDSTEDTRQPLRFHVYGDGRLLAESPPLVFGAGAHRLQADIRGVKVIELVVRGSRSGNAGLAVATWGDARLLRHADDGT; this is encoded by the coding sequence ATGGCCGATGGCATGTCCACCATGAGTTGGCAGGCGAGGCATGCGTGCCTCGCCGTCGCGAGCGCAATCGCATCATTCACCGCACAGGCCAGCACCAGCCCGGCAACCGATCCGGTGGCCCCGACCGGCCGCTGGGAAGCGAACACGAACGGCAACGCCAGCACGCCGCCGATGGGCTGGAACAGCTGGAATGCGTTCCGGACGGAAGTCGACGAAGACAAGGTGATGGGCGCCGCGCGCGTGCTGGTCGACAGCGGGCTCGCCAGACTCGGCTATATCCACGTCAACCTCGACGACGGCTGGTGGCAGAAGCGCCGCGCCGGCGACGGGCGCCTGCAGATCCGCACCGGCATCTTCCCGTCGGCGGCCACGGGCGGCCCGGACGGCACCAGCTTCAAGCCCTTCACCGACAGGCTCCACGCGATGGGCCTGAAGGCCGGCATCTACACGGACATCGGCCGCAACGCCTGTTCGCAGGCCTACGACCTGCATTCGCCGAACCTGCCGGCGGGTACGGCCGCGGAGCGCGAAGTGGGGCTGGACGGCCACGTCGCGCAGGACATCGACCTGTATTTCCGGCAATGGGGCTTCGACTACATCAAGATCGACGCGTGCGGGCTGGCCGATTTCGTGCCCGGTTCGGCACTGGTGAAACAGCATGACTACCGGGCGCTGGCACCGCTGATCGAACGCGGCTCGATCAACCGCACCGATATCGGCGCGGTGCGCAGGCGCTACGAGGAAGTGGCGGCCGCGCTCAAGGCGACGCGGCCGGACAACGGCTACACCCTGTCGATCTGCGCCTGGGGCATGGCCAACGTACGAACGTGGGGCAAGGATGTGGGCAATCTGTGGCGCACCAGCGCCGACATCACGCCGAGCTGGACAAGCATGCTGCACAACTTCGACAGCGCGGCGAAACGCGCGCTGTATGCGGGCCCCGGCCACTGGAACGATCCCGATATCCTGCACATCGGCCACGGAGCGTTCGATGCCGCCCACCCCGTCGAAGTGCGCGCGCATTTCTCGCTGTGGGCGATGATCAACGCGCCGCTGCTGGTCAGCTACGACCTGCGCAACGGCCCGGCGTCGCTGCTCGCCGTGTTGGGCAATGCGGAAGTGGTGGGCCTGAACCAGGACAAGGCGGGGCACCAGGGCGTGGTTGCCTATGATTCGGACGATGCGCAAATCATCGTCAAGACGCTGGGCGACGGCCAGCGCAAGGCGGTCGCCCTGTTCAACCGGGGTGCCTCGCCCGCGCCGGTCACCCTGCTCGCGCGGCACATGAAGCTGTCACCCGGCGCGCCCGTCACGCTGCGCGACCTGTGGTCGAAGGAAAGCGCCACGTTCACCGGCGAGAAGGCGTTCGTGCTGGCACCGCATGAGACCCTGGTTTTCGAAGCGACCGGCAGGCGGCAATTGGCGAATGGCGTGTATCTTTCGGAGATTCCCGGTGCGATCAACGTCGCCACCGACGGTACCCGGCAACCGCAACCCGATCCGACGATCCACCGGATGATCGATCCGTGGTCGAACACGCGCTCCGGCGGCTCGCGCCCTCAGTACGCCGGCTGGGGTGGCGCGCAGGCGGACGCGACACCCTTCGGCCAGGCCTTGCAGGTGGCCGGCCAGGGCTTCGATTCGGGCATCGGCATACTGGCCAACTCGCGGCTCCAGGTGAAGAATGACGGCCACCATGCACTCTTGATGGCCTCGGTGGGCGTGGATGACTCGACCGAAGACACCCGGCAGCCCTTGCGCTTCCATGTCTATGGCGATGGAAGGCTGCTGGCGGAAAGTCCGCCGCTGGTGTTTGGAGCCGGCGCGCATCGATTGCAGGCGGACATCCGGGGCGTCAAGGTCATCGAGCTGGTGGTGCGCGGATCGCGTTCGGGCAATGCCGGGCTAGCGGTGGCAACCTGGGGCGATGCCCGGCTGCTGCGTCATGCCGATGACGGCACCTGA
- a CDS encoding EAL domain-containing protein has translation MDIRPGIAFVARSSKLILLWPILSLSIAALGWASILDTLEREHRAREEDALRDAATVARGYAEHLARTFHMVDQILQHVRFEWALSERRLRLEGPSAPGLFPSTPVFNVGIVGPDGKLITNTLPVAAEDVADRMYFRFQKAQVADTLYVGEAAIGRSTGRSVVHFSRRLTGADGDFGGVVRAAVAPAYLTASYDRVALGGNGLLAIVGSDGAIRASRVGETTYASYTSPFAEAALTALTSRDGLRARPGGSVLVDGPAWFDDRRSRYLGWQQVPGYPVIAIAGVDQQEAFAAFAKVRANTLTRATVNSVVLAIFTLIAMALSLRLGWRKYQMELTREAYRLATEEGTEGFYICRAIRDRNGFVVDFEVVDCNRTGAELYGRPRQAMVGARMSKLHQADSSDWRARLLRRFIVAVERGVFEDDIEVPFKGGPEKWYRLKMVHSNGLLSVTAWDITESKRHMFELERRGNEDPLTGLPNRHWMTAYLPAALERAAARNGMVALLFVDLDGFKNVNDTAGHHAGDELLRNVSKRLKLAVRPADHVVRVGGDEFIVIIEQAQDRAAVAHIAERVLQAFRERFHVAEGRYPVGASIGISVFPEDGTDTQELLTHADAAMYAVKTSGKMNYRFFDRKYYEAVRAKIDRNAELRHALDSDQLILYYQPRVEVATGETCSLEALVRWAHPTRGVLGPIDFIPLAEETGLIVQLGEVVIDKVCAQIAHWSAHGQQVVPVSINVSPRQFNESDVCEVLRKALLRHGVRPELVEIELTESSMTADSAHVAESLENMQQLGIALAVDDFGTGYSSLSQLQRLDFDVLKVDKAFTAELERTREGSVFFTAIITMAHALGMRVVAEGVETAGQARQLKQLECDELQGYFVSMPLPAADRQPVLPRCVL, from the coding sequence ATGGACATCAGACCCGGAATCGCCTTTGTTGCCCGCAGTTCGAAGCTCATCCTGCTCTGGCCGATCCTGTCATTGAGCATCGCGGCGCTCGGCTGGGCCTCCATCCTCGATACGCTGGAGCGGGAGCACCGCGCGCGCGAAGAGGATGCGCTGCGGGACGCCGCCACCGTGGCGCGGGGGTACGCCGAACACCTGGCGCGCACCTTCCACATGGTCGACCAGATCCTGCAGCACGTGCGCTTCGAATGGGCGCTCAGCGAACGCCGCCTGCGGCTGGAAGGCCCGAGCGCGCCCGGGCTATTCCCCTCGACCCCCGTTTTCAATGTCGGCATCGTGGGGCCGGACGGGAAACTGATCACCAATACGCTGCCGGTAGCGGCTGAAGATGTGGCCGACCGGATGTATTTCCGGTTCCAGAAAGCGCAGGTGGCGGACACCCTGTATGTCGGCGAAGCGGCCATCGGCAGGTCGACCGGCCGCAGCGTCGTTCATTTTTCCCGGCGGCTGACGGGCGCCGACGGCGATTTCGGCGGCGTGGTGCGCGCCGCGGTCGCGCCGGCATATCTCACGGCCAGCTATGACCGGGTCGCGCTCGGCGGCAACGGGCTGCTGGCGATCGTGGGCAGCGACGGTGCGATCCGCGCCAGCCGGGTCGGCGAAACCACCTATGCGTCCTATACGAGTCCCTTTGCCGAGGCGGCCCTGACGGCCCTGACATCTCGCGACGGGCTGCGGGCGCGGCCCGGAGGCAGCGTGCTGGTCGATGGCCCGGCATGGTTCGACGACCGGCGCAGCCGTTACCTCGGCTGGCAGCAGGTGCCGGGATATCCCGTCATTGCCATAGCGGGTGTCGACCAGCAGGAAGCGTTCGCCGCCTTCGCGAAGGTCAGGGCCAACACGCTCACGCGCGCGACCGTGAACAGCGTGGTCCTGGCCATCTTCACGCTGATCGCCATGGCGCTGTCGCTGCGCCTCGGCTGGCGCAAATACCAGATGGAACTCACCCGCGAAGCGTACCGGCTCGCCACGGAGGAGGGGACGGAAGGGTTCTATATCTGCCGCGCGATCCGGGACCGCAACGGATTCGTCGTCGACTTCGAGGTCGTCGACTGCAACCGGACCGGGGCCGAGCTGTATGGCCGGCCACGCCAGGCCATGGTCGGCGCCAGGATGTCGAAGCTTCACCAGGCCGACAGCAGCGACTGGCGCGCCAGGCTGCTGCGCCGGTTCATCGTCGCCGTCGAACGCGGCGTCTTCGAGGACGACATCGAAGTGCCGTTCAAGGGGGGGCCGGAAAAGTGGTACCGCCTGAAGATGGTGCATTCGAACGGCCTGCTGTCGGTGACCGCGTGGGACATCACCGAGAGCAAGCGGCACATGTTCGAGCTGGAGCGGCGCGGCAACGAAGACCCCTTGACGGGGCTGCCCAACCGCCACTGGATGACCGCCTACCTGCCGGCCGCGCTGGAGCGCGCCGCCGCCAGGAACGGCATGGTGGCGCTGCTGTTCGTCGACCTCGACGGCTTCAAGAACGTGAACGACACCGCCGGCCACCACGCAGGGGACGAACTGCTGCGCAATGTCTCCAAACGGCTGAAACTGGCGGTGCGGCCGGCTGACCATGTCGTGCGCGTCGGAGGCGACGAGTTCATCGTGATCATCGAGCAGGCGCAGGACCGCGCCGCCGTGGCCCACATCGCGGAACGCGTGCTGCAGGCATTCCGGGAACGGTTCCACGTGGCCGAGGGGCGCTATCCCGTCGGCGCCTCGATCGGCATCAGCGTCTTTCCCGAGGACGGCACGGACACGCAGGAACTTCTCACGCATGCCGACGCCGCCATGTATGCCGTCAAGACCAGCGGCAAGATGAACTACCGCTTCTTCGATCGGAAATACTACGAGGCGGTGCGCGCGAAGATCGATCGCAACGCCGAGTTGCGGCACGCGCTCGACAGCGACCAGCTGATCCTCTATTACCAGCCTCGGGTCGAGGTGGCGACGGGCGAAACCTGCAGCCTGGAGGCCCTGGTCCGGTGGGCCCATCCAACGCGTGGCGTCCTCGGGCCGATCGATTTCATTCCCCTTGCGGAGGAAACCGGATTGATCGTGCAGCTGGGCGAAGTCGTGATCGACAAGGTCTGCGCCCAGATCGCTCACTGGTCGGCGCACGGACAACAGGTCGTCCCGGTCTCCATCAACGTGTCTCCACGGCAGTTCAACGAATCCGACGTGTGCGAAGTCTTGCGCAAGGCGTTGCTGCGCCATGGCGTCAGGCCCGAACTAGTCGAGATCGAGCTGACGGAATCGTCGATGACTGCCGACAGCGCACATGTCGCGGAATCGCTGGAAAACATGCAGCAGCTGGGGATTGCCCTGGCGGTGGACGATTTCGGCACCGGCTACTCGTCGCTGTCGCAACTGCAGCGCCTCGATTTCGATGTGCTCAAGGTGGACAAGGCCTTCACGGCCGAACTGGAAAGGACCCGGGAGGGAAGCGTGTTCTTCACCGCCATCATCACCATGGCGCACGCGCTGGGCATGCGGGTCGTGGCCGAGGGCGTCGAAACGGCCGGGCAGGCCCGGCAACTGAAGCAACTCGAATGCGACGAGTTGCAGGGCTACTTCGTTTCGATGCCGCTGCCGGCGGCGGACAGGCAGCCTGTCCTTCCGCGCTGCGTGTTGTAA
- a CDS encoding glycoside hydrolase family 27 protein gives MKALSLPLLLGAVFFTHEARAQASVKPAAAAPAKFEQLARTPQMGWNTWNTFACDIDEKLIRQAADALVASGMRDAGYVYLNIDDCWHGERDAKGFIQPDPRRFPSGMKALADYVHARGLKLGIYSDAGAHTCAGRPGSRGHEYQDALTYAEWGVDYLKYDWCDTEGLSAPGAYTTMRDALRAAGRPILFSLCEWGNNKPWEWAKDVGHSWRTTGDIYPCWDCEFNRGTWASLGVLPILDKQANLRKYSGPGRCNDMDMLEVGKGMSEDEDKAHFSIWAMLNSPLIAGNDIRSMSAATRKILTNRAIIALNQDERGIQAWRFMNDGQLDMYAKPLAGGEWALMFLNRDDKPRRYTFDWNAHHIVDEISGSQVHFGKQRHGYTDLWSGATGDTARPAALTVPAHGVVVLRLQHQASGS, from the coding sequence ATGAAAGCATTGTCATTGCCGCTGCTGCTCGGCGCGGTCTTCTTCACCCACGAGGCGCGGGCCCAGGCCAGCGTCAAGCCAGCCGCCGCCGCGCCGGCCAAGTTCGAACAACTGGCCCGTACCCCGCAGATGGGCTGGAACACCTGGAATACCTTTGCCTGCGATATCGACGAAAAGCTGATCCGGCAGGCGGCCGATGCACTCGTGGCGAGCGGCATGCGCGATGCCGGCTACGTATACCTGAACATCGACGATTGCTGGCACGGCGAGCGCGACGCGAAAGGGTTCATCCAGCCCGATCCGCGGCGCTTCCCGTCGGGCATGAAGGCGCTCGCCGATTACGTGCACGCGCGTGGGCTGAAGCTGGGCATCTACTCCGACGCCGGCGCGCACACCTGCGCGGGCCGCCCCGGCAGCCGCGGGCACGAATACCAGGATGCGCTCACCTATGCCGAATGGGGCGTCGATTACCTGAAATACGACTGGTGCGATACCGAGGGGCTCAGCGCTCCAGGCGCGTACACGACGATGCGCGACGCACTGCGCGCGGCCGGGCGGCCGATCCTGTTTTCCCTCTGCGAATGGGGCAACAACAAGCCCTGGGAATGGGCGAAGGATGTCGGCCACTCCTGGCGCACCACGGGCGATATCTACCCCTGCTGGGATTGCGAGTTCAATCGGGGTACCTGGGCTTCGCTGGGAGTGCTGCCGATCCTGGACAAGCAGGCCAACCTGCGCAAGTATTCCGGCCCCGGCCGCTGCAACGACATGGACATGCTCGAAGTAGGGAAGGGCATGAGCGAGGACGAAGACAAGGCGCACTTCTCCATCTGGGCGATGCTCAATTCCCCGCTGATCGCCGGTAACGACATCCGGTCGATGTCCGCGGCCACGCGCAAGATCCTGACCAACCGCGCCATCATCGCGCTCAACCAGGATGAACGGGGCATCCAGGCCTGGCGCTTCATGAACGACGGGCAGCTGGACATGTACGCCAAGCCGCTGGCAGGCGGCGAGTGGGCGCTGATGTTCCTCAACCGCGACGACAAGCCGCGGCGCTACACGTTCGACTGGAACGCGCACCACATCGTGGACGAGATCAGCGGCAGCCAGGTGCACTTCGGCAAGCAGCGCCACGGCTACACCGACCTGTGGAGCGGCGCGACCGGCGATACTGCCAGGCCCGCGGCGCTGACGGTGCCGGCACACGGGGTCGTGGTACTGCGGCTGCAGCACCAGGCGAGCGGCAGCTAG